One part of the Ornithodoros turicata isolate Travis chromosome 2, ASM3712646v1, whole genome shotgun sequence genome encodes these proteins:
- the LOC135384305 gene encoding uncharacterized protein LOC135384305 — translation MGRVRTNPVREFFVYDRESNTSRCQIEGCNFDMKGDHAANLERHIQRIHPDIYESHMLSKPRSSKRQQDATGCPSNKRSASQQSLEEVIRRKATKSAVSKASIVSACVELVTTNGRPFQLMEDSGFRNLLNPLIGIAGGGFAINSKNIRTEVREVAAKTRQHISESLRSRLFSLKIDCATRMDRAVLGINAQYIENGKIVVQTLAMKELYERHTAQYITLQVQDVLARYELGVNQVYSLTTDNGSNMLKAASLLNDESSRAAGDYDDASTSDDISMDIDEEFCLTGEHQDVRQIHSIRCAAHTLQLAVNDALKHGMTIDIFAKCRNISKKLRTQTLMSLIRKLKLKKPILDCVTRWMSTVIMLRRLTELRGFCDDMFGTDNELRLQDDEWKAVDDAIEALAPAEEATKRLQTEHLTLGDFYSLWIACRERTAKLTSALASSLAASMRSRETRLFEGELFCSAIFLDVRYHVLLSDDQRTKAKLHLTRLWKRLAPPSARSRSAPSETTSSEEHAGEITDEVEELLRQKDRVRPTATPIHSISSMLEATEAKPRINKHVDILKYWECQKEKEPEMKALADVVLAVPATQVSVERAFSALKYILSDQRASLAPDIREDILVVRSARSASTPAYSVCS, via the coding sequence ATGGGGCGTGTAAGAACGAATCCCGTGCGGGAGTTCTTCGTTTACGATAGAGAGAGCAACACGTCAAGATGTCAGATCGAGGGATGTAACTTTGATATGAAGGGTGATCACGCAGCAAATTTAGAGCGCCACATTCAACGTATTCATCCCGATATCTACGAGTCTCATATGCTGTCGAAACCAAGATCCAGCAAAAGGCAACAAGACGCGACTGGATGTCCATCCAACAAGAGATCCGCTTCACAGCAAAGCCTCGAGGAGGTTATACGAAGGAAAGCCACGAAGAGTGCCGTTTCAAAGGCCAGTATTGTCTCCGCTTGCGTGGAACTGGTCACCACAAATGGACGTCCCTTCCAACTGATGGAAGATTCTGGATTTCGTAACCTTTTGAATCCCCTCATAGGAATTGCTGGCGGCGGTTTCGCGATCAACTCTAAGAATATCCGCACAGAGGTCCGTGAGGTCGCGGCCAAAACACGTCAGCACATCAGCGAATCGCTGAGATCCCGTCTTTTCAGCTTGAAGATTGACTGTGCCACCCGCATGGACAGAGCCGTTTTGGGTATCAATGCGCAGTATATTGAAAATGGAAAAATTGTTGTACAGACACTTGCGATGAAGGAGTTGTACGAGCGGCACACCGCACAATACATCACACTCCAAGTCCAAGATGTGCTCGCGAGATACGAGCTTGGGGTGAACCAAGTGTACAGCTTGACTACAGACAACGGTAGCAACATGTTAAAAGCAGCGAGTTTGTTGAACGACGAGAGCTCTCGTGCGGCTGGCGACTACGATGACGCCTCTACGAGCGATGACATTTCTATGGACATTGACGAAGAGTTCTGCCTCACCGGCGAGCATCAGGATGTACGACAAATACATAGCATACGATGTGCAGCACACACGCTGCAGTTGGCGGTGAACGACGCTTTAAAACATGGGATGACTATTGATATATTCGCGAAGTGTCGCAATATCTCAAAGAAGCTACGCACACAGACACTTATGTCTCTCATTCGCAAGCTTAAGCTGAAGAAACCAATCTTGGACTGCGTTACACGGTGGATGTCTACTGTAATTATGCTCCGACGCCTCACTGAGCTGAGGGGGTTTTGCGACGACATGTTCGGTACGGACAATGAGCTTCGCCTGCAAGATGACGAGTGGAAAGCCGTGGATGATGCCATAGAGGCTTTGGCGCCCGCCGAAGAGGCCACAAAGAGGCTTCAGACTGAGCACTTGACCCTTGGGGACTTTTATTCTTTGTGGATAGCGTGCAGGGAGAGAACGGCAAAGCTGACATCTGCTCTGGCATCTAGTCTTGCAGCGTCCATGCGGTCAAGAGAGACGCGTTTATTTGAAGGCGAGCTGTTCTGCTCAGCTATTTTCTTGGACGTCCGGTACCACGTGCTCTTGTCTGACGACCAACGGACGAAAGCGAAGCTGCACCTCACAAGGCTGTGGAAACGTCTAGCACCACCTTCAGCCCGGAGTAGGTCGGCACCATCTGAAACCACTAGTTCTGAAGAACACGCAGGAGAAATAACCGATGAAGTTGAGGAGCTCCTTAGACAAAAAGATCGTGTCCGACCTACTGCGACTCCCATCCACTCCATATCATCAATGCTCGAGGCGACCGAGGCAAAGCCAAGGATCAATAAACATGTGGACATCCTCAAGTATTGGGAatgccaaaaagaaaaagaacccgAAATGAAGGCGCTGGCGGACGTTGTCCTTGCTGTGCCCGCCACTCAAGTTAGTGTCGAAAGGGCGTTTTCTGCTCTCAAATACATACTATCTGACCAGCGCGCCAGCCTTGCACCCGACATCCGGGAAGACATCCTTGTTGTGCGTTCAGCCCGTTCAGCATCGACACCTGCTTATTCTGTGTGTTCGTAA